In Camelus bactrianus isolate YW-2024 breed Bactrian camel chromosome 10, ASM4877302v1, whole genome shotgun sequence, a genomic segment contains:
- the LOC105076431 gene encoding olfactory receptor 4B1-like, protein MANTNNVTELIITGLFQDPEVQRVCFVVFLPVYVATVVGNGLIVLMVKVSKRLHSPMYFFLSYLSLVEISYSSTVVPKFITDLLAKIKTISLEGCVAQIFFFHFFGVTEILLLVVMAYDRYVAICKPLHYTTIMSRPVCHHLVAGSWLGGIFHSMVQIVVTLQLSFCGPNVIDHYFCDLHPLFKLACTDTSVEGLIVLANSGLFSIFSFLLLVSSYVVILVNLRNHSAEGRRKALSTCASHITVVMLFFGPAIFLYMRPPSTFTEDKLVAVFYTVVTPMLNPIIYTLRNAEVRIAMRRLWGKKVNSGVE, encoded by the coding sequence AGAGAGTGTGCTTTGTGGTGTTTCTTCCTGTGTACGTGGCCACGGTGGTGGGCAATGGTCTCATCGTTCTGATGGTCAAAGTCAGTAAGAGGCTGCATtcccccatgtacttcttccttaGCTACCTGTCCCTGGTGGAGATCAGCTATTCCTCCACTGTTGTCCCTAAGTTCATCACAGACTTACTTGCCAAGATTAAAACCATCTCCCTGGAGGGCTGTGTGGCTCAGATAttcttctttcacttctttggggTCACTGAGATACTCTTGCTTGTggtgatggcctatgaccgctatgtggccatctgcaaacccctTCACTACACAACCATCATGAGCCGGCCTGTGTGTCACCATCTGGTGGCTGGTTCCTGGCTGGGGGGAATTTTTCACTCTATGGTGCAGATTGTTGTCACTCTCCAATTATCCTTTTGTGGTCCCAATGTGATTGACCACTACTTCTGTGACCTCCATCCCTTATTCAAGCTTGCCTGCACTGACACCTCTGTGGAGGGGCTTATTGTGTTGGCCAACAGTGGATTATTCTCtatcttctccttccttctcctggtgTCCTCCTATGTTGTCATCCTGGTCAACCTGAGGAACCACTCAGCAGAGGGAAGACGCAAAGCGCTCTCCACCTGTGCCTCTCACATCACAGTGGTCATGTTGTTCTTTGGTCCTGCCATCTTCCTCTACATGCGACCACCCTCCACCTTCACTGAGGACAAACTGGTGGCCGTGTTCTACACAGTGGTCACTCCCATGCTGAACCCCATCATTTACACACTCAGAAACGCAGAGGTGAGAATCGCCATGAGGAGGTTGTGGGGTAAGAAAGTGAATTCAGGagtggaataa
- the LOC105076430 gene encoding olfactory receptor 4X2 — protein sequence MADTRNVTEFIFLGLSPNRDVQKVCFVIFLLLYTAIVLGNLLIVLTVMTSRSLGSPMYFFLSYLSFVEICYSSTTVPKLISDLLAERKAISFWGCMTQLSFIHFFAGTEIFLLTVMAYDRYVAICKPLNYTTIMNRQVCAVLVGVAWAGGIVHSLAQILLIFRLPFCGPNVIDHYFCDVLPLLKLACSDTFLIGLLIVANGGTLSVISFVVLVASYVVILLHVKNQSSEGRRKALSTCGSHITVVTLFFGPCIFIYLRTSTTLPADKMVAVFYTVITPLLNPVIYSFRNAEVKKAMRRLWIRTMKLGEK from the coding sequence ATGGCTGACACACGCAATGTGACAGAATTCATTTTTCTGGGACTTTCTCCTAATCGGGATGTGCAGAAAGTTTGCTTTGTGATATTTCTGCTCTTATACACAGCAATTGTGCTGGGCAATTTGCTCATTGTGCTCACTGTCATGACCAGCAGAAGCCTCGGTtcccccatgtacttcttcctcagcTACCTGTCCTTTGTGGAGATCTGCTACTCCTCTACCACAGTCCCCAAGCTCATCTCAGATTTGCTGGCTGAAAGGAAAGCCATATCTTTCTGGGGCTGCATGACACAGCTTTCCTTTATCCACTTCTTTGCTGGCACTGAGATTTTCCTGCTCACTGTGATGGCCTAcgaccgctacgtggccatctgcaagcccctCAACTACACCACCATCATGAACCGGCAGGTGTGCGCTGTCCTGGTGGGAGTAGCATGGGCGGGGGGCATTGTGCATTCCTTGGCTCAAATCCTTCTCATCTTCCGCTTGCCTTTCTGTGGCCCCAATGTGATTGACCACTACTTCTGTGATGTGCTTCCTCTGCTCAAACTTGCCTGTTCTGACACCTTCCTCATTGGTCTCCTGATTGTTGCTAATGGGGGGACCCTGTCTGTGATCAGCTTCGTGGTCCTGGTAGCCTCCTACGTGGTCATTTTGCTCCATGTGAAGAACCAAAGCTCTGAGGGGCGGCGCAAGGCCCTCTCCACCTGTGGGTCCCATATCACTGTGGTCACCTTGTTCTTTGGGCCCTGCATCTTCATCTATCTGAGGACCTCTACCACTCTGCCTGCGGACAAGATGGTGGCTGTGTTTTACACAGTGATCACCCCACTCCTCAACCCTGTCATCTACTCCTTCAGAAATGCTGAAGTGAAGAAGGCCATGAGAAGGCTGTGGATCAGGACAATGAAACTAGGTGAGAAATAG